Proteins found in one Drosophila busckii strain San Diego stock center, stock number 13000-0081.31 chromosome 2R, ASM1175060v1, whole genome shotgun sequence genomic segment:
- the LOC108596964 gene encoding protein angel → MYRGALRKLNMSSNSYISQTVVCKRARSQRSMTFQPKMEPRYDFNRKWKRTLKEPCRTQACFKLLCYNVLAQDLLTEHIFLYEKIDQQFLRWHKRLMNLQQELMKLDADIMCLQEMQYDHLPILVQQLSVYSKKRLEYLFKKKTGYRTDGCAIIYDSSKLQLLKQQSVELYDQKLPLLDRANVAQLAKFKLKHAGKEFIVANTHLLFNPRRDDVRCAQLARLLKELCEFREDTATPIVIMGDFNSMPNSTPIELITKEPTDDTTPHFEAIDFGKFTASTYQNDWVTVDYMMRSKCPQLQVQSVYQLPTINSCANVGPIPNRFLGSDHYVLGAVFAFA, encoded by the coding sequence ATGTACAGGGGTGCGCTGCGCAAACTTAAcatgagcagcaacagttacaTATCACAGACAGTTGTTTGCAAACGTGCACGCAGCCAACGCTCAATGACATTTCAACCAAAAATGGAGCCTCGCTACGATTTCAATCGTAAATGGAAGCGAACGCTGAAGGAGCCTTGTCGAACGCAAGCGTGCTTTAAGCTCCTGTGCTACAATGTGCTGGCACAGGATTTGCTGACagaacatatatttttatacgaGAAAATTGATCAGCAGTTTCTACGTTGGCACAAACGCTTGATGAATTTGCAACAAGAGCTGATGAAACTAGATGCGGATATTATGTGTCTACAGGAGATGCAGTACGATCACTTGCCCATACTGGTGCAGCAACTGAGCGTCTACAGCAAGAAGCGCTTGGAGTATTTGTTCAAGAAGAAGACAGGCTATCGCACGGACGGCTGCGCTATAATCTACGACTCCAGCAAGCTACAGCTGCTCAAGCAACAGAGTGTGGAACTTTATGATCagaagctgccgctgctcgaTCGCGCCAATGTGGCGCAGTTggccaaattcaaattgaagcaCGCAGGCAAGGAATTCATTGTGGCCAACACGCATTTACTATTTAATCCGCGTCGTGATGATGTGCGCTGCGCTCAGCTAGCCAGACTGCTTAAGGAGCTATGCGAGTTTCGTGAGgacactgccacgcccattgtCATAATGGGCGACTTTAATAGTATGCCAAACTCTACGCCAATAGAGCTAATTACCAAGGAACCCACGGACGACACTACACCACACTTTGAGGCTATTGATTTTGGAAAATTCACAGCGTCTACATATCAGAATGATTGGGTTACGGTGGATTATATGATGCGCTCGAAATGCCCGCAGCTGCAAGTCCAGAGCGTTTATCAGCTACCTACGATCAACAGCTGCGCCAACGTTGGGCCTATACCCAACAGATTCCTAGGCTCTGATCATTATGTGCTAGGAGcagtatttgcatttgcttaa
- the LOC108596963 gene encoding peptidyl-alpha-hydroxyglycine alpha-amidating lyase 2, whose protein sequence is MRCILFVALLVALSVAATDAIGVNHLPEASLNLNERFFDEVRELIKRRIESKQLPMAASDALALQNQRSYENVPIPAASVPVPVLVENWPTDQHSFGQVTAVSVDPEGNPVIFHRADRYWDVNTFNESNIYYLIEYGPIKEKTIYVLDPKTGAIKSGWGSDMFYMPHGMAIDAHGNYWITDVAMHQAFKFKPFDSKPLLVIGKRFRPGSSIKHLCKPTSIAVATTGEFFIADGYCNSRILKFNAAGKLLRSIPQPPEFLSLQVPHAITLLEHLDLLCIADRENMRVVCPKAGLKSSHGEGQPAATIQEPDLGRVFGVSAYGDLVFAVNGPTSMLPVRGFTIDPRSEAIIGHWGEFKNPHSIAVSVNGSALYVTETGTNHQTNRVWKYVLA, encoded by the exons ATGCGCTGCATATTGTTTGTGGCGCTGCTGGTGGCGCTGAGTGTGGCCGCCACAGATGCCATAGGTGTCAACCACCTGCCAGAGGCGTCGCTGAATCTCAACGAACGTTTCTTCGACGAGGTCAGGGAGCTTATCAAGCGACGCATTGAG AGCAAGCAGCTGCCAATGGCAGCCAGCGACGCGTTGGCCTTGCAGAATCAACGCAGCTACGAGAATGTGCCCATTCCAGCGGCAAGTGTGCCCGTGCCAGTGCTGGTCGAGAATTGGCCCACAGATCAGCATAGCTTTGGTCAGGTCACTGCTGTGTCCGTGGATCCCGAGGGCAATCCAGTTATATTTCATCGTGCTGACCGCTACTGGGACGTTAA CACTTTCAACGAAAGCAATATCTATTATCTAATTGAGTACGGGCCCATCAAAGAGAAAACTATTTATGTGCTGGATCCCAAGACGGGCGCCATCAAGTCCGGCTGGGGCTCGGATATGTTTTATATGCCACATGGCATGGCAATAGATGCGCATGGCAATTACTGGATCACCGATGTGGCAATGCATCAAGCGTTTAAG tttAAGCCGTTTGACAGCAAACCGCTGCTGGTTATAGGCAAACGGTTTCGTCCTGGCTCTTCCATTAAGCATTTATGCAAGCCCACGTCGATTGCTGTGGCCACCACTGGCGAGTTCTTTATAGCGGATGGCTACTGCAACAGTCGCATACTCAAATTCAATGCAGCTGGTAAACTGTTGCGCAGCATTCCACAGCCACCcg AATTCTTGTCGCTGCAAGTGCCACATGCCATTACCTTGCTGGAGCATTTGGATCTGCTGTGCATTGCAGATCGTGAAAACATGCGCGTTGTCTGCCCCAA AGCTGGTTTGAAGTCTTCACATGGCGAGGGTCAGCCCGCTGCCACTATACAGGAACCTGATCTCGGACGTGTGTTTGGTGTAAGCGCCTATGGCGACTTGGTCTTTGCTGTCAATGGACCCACTTCCATGCTGCCGGTGCGCGGCTTTACTATAGATCCACGCTCCGAAGCCATCATAGGGCATTGGGGCGAGTTTAAGAATCCACACTCCATAGCGGTAAGCGTCAATGGCTCCGCTTTGTATGTCACTGAGACGGGCACCAATCATCAAACGAATCGTGTCTGGAAGTACGTGCTGGCTTGA
- the LOC108594822 gene encoding sulfotransferase 1E1-like encodes MEWVQITPQSYPVNLLAKDWSARPLYLSSFMQEFPAMIHDMEVLPDDVWLVSYPKTGTTWLQELLWLLLNGLDFTAALSKDLELRSPYLEFDFVLHRDEQRALKPVLELPSPRLIKSHLPLALLPAQLWQGKGKVVYIFRNPIDAWVSSYYHMITVGFIHSTTLEQFMDERLDTEFPKRAALDHAAEFYQLRNEPWVYYTSYERMKSNLRGVVEDLCQFLNKTVTEQQMERLLKHLSFEEMKKNPTTNHRWEHGQRPKQNNNNNEVYNFIRRGKVGGYKDVLSPQLIDKANAYIEQRLQANNVTLAQLLLLDDDNVKESGAVGAGAALGVMLLLLLSLLAPMQANMEEHGSHLTKRYSDQTVHGYMTERTCWWNEVCKEEFQNLFRCKCPQYSYCRSPGRYYNAYCSMTDTGYIWTQLALGTVER; translated from the exons ATGGAATGGGTGCAGATCACTCCGCAGAGCTATCCGGTCAATCTTCTAGCAAAAGATTGGTCGGCACGGCCTTTGTACCTTTCGTCGTTTATGCAAGAATTCCCAGCCATGATACACGACATGGAAGTGCTACCCGACGATGTTTGGCTAGTTTCCTATCCGAAAACAGGCACCACCTGGTTGCAAGAGCTGCTTTGGTTACTCTTGAACGGCTTGGATTTTACAGCTGCTCTGTCTAAAGATTTAGAACTACGTTCGCCCTACTTGGA atttgattttgtgcTGCATAGAGATGAGCAGCGTGCTCTTAAGCCAGTGCTGGAGCTGCCGTCACCGCGACTCATCAAGTCTCATCTGCCATTGGCGCTTTTACCTGCCCAACTCTGGCAAGGAAAGGGTAAAGTTGTCTACATCTTTCGCAATCCTATAGATGCGTGGGTATCCTCGTATTATCACATGATTACGGTTGGCTTTATACATAGCACAACTTTGGAGCAGTTTATGGATGAAAGACTCGATACTGAGTTTCCTAAACGTGCTGCGCTTGATCATGCTGCCGAGTTTTATCAACTACGTAACGAGCCTTGGGTTTATTATACGTCATATGAGCGCATGAAATCGAATCTGCGTGGTGTTGTTGAGGATCTCTGCCAGTTCTTGAATAAAACTGTTACAGAGCAGCAAATGGAACGACTGCTAAAGCATCTGTCCTTTGAAGAAATGAAAA AAAATCCAACTACAAATCATCGGTGGGAGCATGGGCAACgcccaaagcaaaacaacaataacaatgaagTGTACAA ttttatacgCCGCGGTAAAGTTGGCGGCTATAAAGATGTCCTCTCGCCTCAGCTGATTGACAAGGCAAATGCGTATATTGAACAAAGATTGCAGGCAAATAATGTGACTCtagcacagctgctgctcttggatGATGACAATGTTAAAGAAAGC GGAGCcgttggagctggagctgctctgggcgtgatgctgctgctgctgttgtcgctgctaGCGCCAATGCAAGCCAACATGGAGGAGCATGGCAGTCATTTGACCAAACGCTATTCGGATCAAACGGTGCATGGTTATATGACCGAG CGCACCTGCTGGTGGAATGAGGTGTGCAAGGAGGAGTTTCAGAATCTGTTTCGCTGCAAGTGTCCACAATATTCTTACTGCCG CTCACCAGGGCGTTATTATAATGCCTACTGTTCAATGACGGACACCGGTTATATTTGGACCCAACTGGCGCTGGGCACAGTTGAGCGCTGA
- the LOC108597358 gene encoding protein lethal(2)essential for life: MSVVPLMFRDWWDELDFPMRTSRLLDQHFGTGLKRDDLMSSVWNSRPTMLRSGYLRPWQRSANSLQKQESGSTLNIDNEKFEVILDVQQFSPNEITVKVADKFVIVEGKHEEKQDEHGFVSRQFSRRYQLPSDVHPDTVTSSLSSDGLLTITAPMKKLPPPQSERLVQITQTGPSSKEDNAKKVETTTT; this comes from the exons ATGTCCGTAGTGCCTCTAATGTTCCGTGATTGGTGGGATGAACTTGATTTTCCAATGCGCACCTCGCGCCTCTTGGATCAGCACTTTGGCACGGGCCTGAAGCGCGACGATCTGATGTCATCGGTATGGAACTCACGCCCCACAATGCTGCGCTCCGGCTATCTGCGTCCCTGGCAGCGTTCGGCCAACAGTCTGCAAAAGCAGGAGTCCGGCTCTACGCTCAACATTGATAACGAAAAGTTTGAGGTTATACTGGACGTGCAGCAGTTCTCGCCCAATGAGATCACTGTCAAGGTGGCCGACAAGTTTGTCATTGTGGAGGGCAAGCATGAGGAGAAGCAGGACGAGCATGGCTTTGTCTCGCGCCAGTTCTCCAGACGCTATCAGCTGCCAA gTGATGTGCATCCAGATACAGTTACCTCTTCACTCTCCTCGGATGGTCTGCTGACCATAACGGCGCCCATGAAGAAGCTGCCACCCCCACAAAGCGAGCGCCTGGTGCAAATTACACAGACTGGACCCTCCTCCAAGGAGGACAATGCCAAAAAGGTTGAGACCACAACCACCTAA
- the LOC108595858 gene encoding sulfotransferase 1E1-like encodes MELMQITPPSYPVNLIAKDWSERPLYLASPMREFPAMIHDMEVLPDDVWLVSYPKTGTTWLQEMLWLLLNGLDFTAALSKDLELRSPYLEFDFMLHRDEQRALNPVLELPRPRLIKTHLSLAFLPAQLWQGKGKVVYIFRNPIDAWVSAYYHLVTSGFIHGKTVEQYLDQRLDTELPKKAALDHAAEFYQLRNEPWVYYTSYERMKSNLRGVVEDLCQFLNKTVTEQQMERLLKHLSFEEMKKNPTTNHRWEHAQRPKPNNNNKEVYNFIRRGKVGGYKDVLSPQLIDKANEYIEQRLQANNVTLAQLLLLDDDNVKES; translated from the exons ATGGAATTGATGCAGATCACTCCGCCGAGCTATCCGGTCAATCTTATTGCAAAAGATTGGTCGGAACGGCCTTTGTACCTAGCGTCGCCCATGAGAGAATTCCCAGCAATGATACACGACATGGAAGTGCTACCTGACGATGTTTGGCTAGTTTCCTATCCGAAAACAGGCACCACCTGGTTACAAGAGATGCTTTGGTTACTCTTGAACGGCTTGGATTTTACAGCTGCCTTATCTAAAGACTTAGAACTACGTTCGCCCTACTTGGA atttgattttatgCTGCATAGAGATGAGCAGCGTGCGCTCAATCCAGTGCTAGAGCTGCCGCGACCGCGACTCATTAAAACTCATCTGTCTCTTGCGTTTTTACCTGCCCAACTCTGGCAAGGAAAAGGTAAAGTTGTCTACATCTTTCGCAATCCTATAGATGCGTGGGTATCCGCCTATTATCATTTGGTAACAAGTGGCTTTATACACGGCAAAACTGTGGAGCAGTATTTGGATCAAAGACTCGATACTGAGCTACCCAAAAAAGCTGCGCTTGATCATGCTGCCGAGTTTTATCAGCTACGTAACGAGCCTTGGGTTTATTATACGTCATATGAGCGCATGAAGTCGAATCTGCGTGGGGTTGTTGAGGATCTCTGccagtttttaaataaaactgtaaCGGAACAGCAAATGGAACGACTGCTAAAGCATCTGTCCTTTGAAGAAATGAAAA AAAACCCAACTACAAATCATCGGTGGGAGCATGCGCAACGCCCAaagcccaacaacaataacaaagaagTGTACAA ttttatacgCCGCGGTAAAGTTGGTGGCTACAAAGATGTCCTCTCGCCTCAGCTGATTGACAAGGCAAATGAGTATATCGAACAAAgattgcaagcaaataatgtGACTCTAGCACAGTTGCTGCTCTTGGATGATGACAATGTTAAAGAAAGCTaa